One Nostoc sp. UHCC 0870 DNA segment encodes these proteins:
- a CDS encoding HNH endonuclease, whose translation MPRKSQQRYPQNWSDIALVVKEEVNWRCSKCGLQCIRPGDDTSQLSRSQRMALTLTVHHFNFRPEDNHKDNLCALCTACHLSFHTRRRGNVSPGQLSLF comes from the coding sequence ATGCCAAGAAAATCGCAGCAACGTTATCCCCAAAATTGGTCTGATATCGCACTCGTTGTCAAAGAAGAAGTGAATTGGCGATGTTCTAAGTGTGGGTTGCAATGTATTCGCCCCGGTGACGATACATCCCAATTGTCTCGTTCCCAAAGAATGGCCTTAACATTAACCGTGCATCACTTTAATTTCAGACCTGAAGATAATCACAAAGACAACTTGTGCGCGTTATGCACAGCCTGCCATCTCAGTTTTCATACACGCCGCCGGGGGAATGTATCGCCTGGGCAGCTTTCTTTGTTTTGA